A genomic stretch from Mycobacterium malmoense includes:
- a CDS encoding MarR family winged helix-turn-helix transcriptional regulator, with translation MAASRTEKRDPIAAARANWERAGWGDVAQGMVAVTSVMRAHQILLARVEAALRPYDLSFSRFELLRLLAFSRTGALPITKASDRLQVHVTSVTHAIRRLEADGLVQRVPHPTDGRTTLVRITELGRSTVEDATVTLNERVFADIGMSDTESQALASSIDTLRRNAGDF, from the coding sequence GTGGCCGCCTCACGAACTGAAAAACGTGACCCGATCGCTGCGGCACGGGCCAATTGGGAGCGCGCCGGGTGGGGCGACGTGGCGCAGGGCATGGTCGCGGTCACCTCGGTGATGCGTGCGCACCAAATCCTGCTGGCCCGTGTCGAGGCCGCGCTGCGTCCGTACGATTTGAGTTTCTCCCGCTTCGAATTGCTGCGGCTGCTGGCGTTCAGCCGGACCGGGGCGCTGCCGATCACGAAGGCCTCCGATCGGCTGCAGGTGCACGTCACCAGCGTGACCCACGCGATCCGCCGGCTGGAGGCCGACGGACTGGTTCAGCGCGTGCCGCACCCCACCGATGGGCGCACGACGCTGGTGCGGATCACCGAGCTCGGCCGTTCCACGGTCGAGGACGCCACCGTCACGCTCAACGAGCGGGTGTTCGCCGACATCGGAATGTCCGACACCGAATCGCAGGCCTTGGCGTCGTCCATCGATACGTTGCGGCGCAACGCGGGCGACTTCTGA
- the mmsB gene encoding 3-hydroxyisobutyrate dehydrogenase, which yields MTAIAFLGLGNMGGPMSANLVTAGHTVRGFDPVAAAAAAATTGGVTVFDTAADAVADADVVITMLPNGGIVKRCYADVLPAAKAGALFIDSSTISVDDAREVHSLAQSHGVSQLDAPVSGGVKGAVAGTLAFMVGGDSESLRRAHPILEPMAGKIIHCGAAGAGQAAKVCNNMVLAVQQIAIGEAFVLAEKLGLSAQSLFDVITGATGNCWAVHTNCPVPGPVPTSPANNGFKPGFTTALMNKDLGLAMDAVASTGSSAPLGTHAAEIYAKFAADHGALDFSAVIEMLRGN from the coding sequence TTGACGGCTATCGCGTTCCTGGGGCTCGGCAACATGGGCGGGCCGATGTCGGCGAACCTTGTCACCGCCGGCCATACCGTGCGCGGGTTCGACCCGGTGGCCGCGGCCGCGGCCGCCGCGACCACGGGCGGCGTCACGGTGTTCGACACCGCCGCCGACGCGGTGGCCGACGCCGACGTGGTCATCACCATGCTGCCCAACGGCGGCATCGTCAAACGCTGCTACGCCGACGTGCTGCCCGCCGCGAAAGCCGGCGCGCTGTTCATCGACAGCTCCACGATTTCGGTTGACGACGCCCGCGAGGTGCACTCGCTGGCGCAGTCGCACGGGGTGTCGCAGCTGGACGCGCCGGTCTCCGGCGGGGTGAAGGGTGCCGTGGCCGGGACGCTGGCGTTCATGGTGGGCGGTGACTCGGAAAGCCTGCGTCGCGCGCATCCGATTTTGGAACCCATGGCGGGCAAGATCATTCACTGCGGCGCGGCCGGCGCCGGGCAGGCCGCCAAGGTGTGCAACAACATGGTGCTGGCGGTGCAACAGATCGCGATCGGCGAGGCGTTCGTGCTGGCCGAAAAGCTCGGACTGTCGGCGCAATCCCTGTTCGACGTCATCACCGGCGCCACCGGCAATTGCTGGGCGGTGCACACCAATTGCCCGGTGCCGGGCCCGGTTCCGACGTCACCGGCCAACAACGGCTTCAAGCCGGGCTTCACCACCGCACTGATGAACAAGGACCTTGGCCTGGCGATGGACGCGGTGGCATCCACCGGTTCGTCGGCGCCGCTAGGCACGCACGCCGCCGAGATCTACGCCAAGTTCGCCGCCGACCATGGCGCCTTAGACTTCAGCGCCGTCATCGAAATGCTGCGCGGCAACTGA
- a CDS encoding isobutyryl-CoA dehydrogenase, giving the protein MFTLNDDERVIIETAAAFAAKRLAPHALEWDATKHFPVDVLREAAKLGMAAIYCRDDVGGSGLRRLDGVRIFEQLAAADPTTAAFLSIHNMCAWMIDTFGTADQRKEWIPRLAPMDVIASYCLTEPGAGSDASALSTRAVKQGGDYVLDGVKQFISGADASDVYVVMARTGEAGPRGISAFVVEKGTEGLSFGAPEEKMGWHAQPTAQVILEGVRVPADAMLGGADGEGAGFGIAMNGLNGGRLNIAACSLGGAQAAFDKAGAYVRERRAFGSALLDEPTVRFTLADMATGLETSRMMLWRAANALDADDPDKVELCAMAKRYVTDTCFEVADRALQLHGGYGYLREYGLEKIVRDLRVHRILEGTNEIMRVVIGRAEAARVRASA; this is encoded by the coding sequence ATGTTTACTCTCAACGACGACGAGCGGGTCATCATCGAAACGGCCGCCGCGTTCGCCGCCAAACGCCTCGCCCCGCACGCCCTGGAATGGGATGCCACCAAGCACTTTCCGGTAGACGTGTTGCGCGAGGCCGCCAAACTCGGCATGGCGGCGATCTACTGCCGCGACGACGTCGGCGGCAGCGGGCTGCGCCGGCTCGACGGGGTCCGCATCTTCGAGCAGTTGGCCGCCGCCGACCCGACGACCGCCGCGTTCCTGTCCATCCACAACATGTGCGCGTGGATGATCGACACCTTCGGCACCGCCGACCAACGCAAGGAATGGATTCCGCGGCTGGCTCCGATGGACGTCATCGCCAGCTACTGCCTCACCGAGCCCGGCGCCGGATCCGACGCCAGCGCGCTGAGCACCCGAGCCGTCAAACAGGGTGGCGACTACGTGCTCGACGGCGTCAAGCAGTTCATCTCCGGTGCGGACGCCTCGGACGTGTATGTGGTGATGGCACGCACGGGAGAGGCGGGCCCGCGGGGCATCTCGGCCTTCGTCGTCGAAAAGGGCACTGAGGGACTGAGTTTTGGCGCACCCGAGGAGAAGATGGGCTGGCACGCGCAACCGACCGCGCAGGTGATCCTGGAGGGGGTGCGGGTCCCCGCCGACGCGATGCTGGGCGGGGCGGATGGCGAGGGCGCCGGCTTCGGCATCGCGATGAACGGCCTCAACGGCGGCCGGCTCAACATCGCGGCGTGCTCACTCGGCGGCGCGCAGGCCGCCTTCGACAAGGCGGGGGCCTACGTGCGGGAGCGGCGGGCGTTCGGGTCTGCCCTGCTCGACGAGCCGACCGTCCGGTTCACCCTGGCCGACATGGCCACCGGGCTGGAAACCTCGCGAATGATGTTGTGGCGGGCCGCGAATGCGTTGGACGCCGACGATCCCGACAAGGTCGAGCTGTGCGCGATGGCCAAGCGCTACGTCACCGATACCTGCTTCGAGGTCGCCGACAGGGCCCTGCAATTGCATGGCGGCTATGGCTACCTGCGCGAGTATGGTCTGGAAAAGATCGTCCGTGATTTGAGGGTGCATCGAATCCTGGAGGGGACCAACGAAATCATGCGGGTGGTCATCGGCCGGGCCGAGGCCGCGCGGGTGCGTGCCAGCGCGTAG
- a CDS encoding CoA-acylating methylmalonate-semialdehyde dehydrogenase has translation MTAQIPHFIDGKRTAGQSTRTADVFNPSTGEVQAKVPMAGKADVDAAVASAVEAQKGWAAWNPQRRARVLMRFIELVNKNSDELAELLSREHGKTVPDARGDIQRGIEVIEFCIGIPHLLKGEYSEGAGPGIDVYSLRQPLGVVAGITPFNFPAMIPLWKAGPALACGNAFVLKPSERDPSVPVRFAELFLEAGLPPGVFQVVHGDKEAVDAILHHPDIKAVGFVGSSDIAQYIYATAAATGKRSQCFGGAKNHMIVMPDADLDQAVDALIGAGYGSAGERCMAISVAVPVGEQTADRLRARLIERINNLRVGHSLDPKADYGPLVTEAAVARVRNYIDQGVAAGAEIVIDGRDRRSDDLTFGDANLESGFFIGPTLFDHVTPDMSIYTDEIFGPVLCMVRAHDYEEALRLPSEHEYGNGVAIFTRDGDTARDFVSRVQVGMVGVNVPIPVPVAYHTFGGWKRSGFGDLNQHGPASIQFYTKVKTVTSRWPSGIKDGAEFVIPTMN, from the coding sequence ATGACCGCACAGATCCCGCACTTCATCGACGGGAAGCGCACCGCCGGCCAGTCCACCCGCACCGCCGACGTCTTCAACCCCAGCACGGGCGAGGTGCAGGCGAAAGTGCCGATGGCCGGCAAGGCCGACGTCGACGCGGCGGTGGCCTCGGCCGTCGAGGCCCAAAAGGGTTGGGCCGCGTGGAATCCGCAGCGCCGCGCCCGCGTGCTGATGCGATTCATCGAGCTGGTCAACAAGAACAGCGACGAGCTGGCCGAGCTGCTGTCGCGCGAGCACGGCAAGACGGTGCCCGACGCGCGCGGCGACATCCAGCGCGGCATCGAGGTGATCGAGTTCTGCATCGGGATTCCCCACCTGCTCAAGGGCGAGTACAGCGAGGGCGCCGGCCCCGGCATCGACGTCTACTCCCTAAGGCAGCCGCTGGGCGTGGTCGCGGGCATCACCCCGTTCAACTTCCCCGCGATGATCCCGCTGTGGAAGGCCGGGCCCGCCCTCGCGTGCGGAAATGCGTTCGTGCTCAAGCCAAGTGAGCGTGACCCGTCTGTTCCGGTGCGGTTCGCGGAGCTGTTTCTGGAAGCCGGCCTGCCGCCGGGCGTGTTCCAGGTCGTGCACGGTGACAAGGAGGCCGTCGACGCGATCCTGCACCACCCCGACATCAAGGCGGTCGGCTTCGTCGGCAGCTCCGACATCGCCCAGTACATCTACGCGACGGCCGCGGCGACCGGCAAGCGGTCGCAGTGCTTCGGCGGCGCCAAGAACCACATGATCGTGATGCCCGACGCCGACCTCGACCAGGCCGTCGACGCGCTGATCGGCGCCGGGTACGGCAGCGCCGGCGAGCGCTGCATGGCGATCAGCGTCGCGGTACCCGTCGGTGAGCAGACTGCGGACCGGTTGCGCGCCAGGCTGATTGAGCGGATCAACAACCTGCGCGTGGGGCACAGCCTGGACCCCAAGGCCGACTACGGCCCGCTGGTCACCGAGGCCGCGGTGGCCCGGGTGCGCAATTACATCGACCAGGGTGTGGCAGCCGGTGCCGAGATCGTGATCGACGGCCGCGACCGTCGCAGCGACGACCTGACGTTCGGTGACGCCAACCTCGAAAGCGGCTTCTTCATCGGGCCGACCCTGTTCGACCACGTCACCCCCGACATGTCGATCTACACCGACGAGATCTTCGGCCCCGTGCTGTGCATGGTGCGGGCGCATGATTACGAAGAGGCGTTGCGGCTGCCCTCGGAGCACGAATACGGCAATGGCGTGGCGATCTTCACCCGCGACGGAGACACCGCCCGCGATTTCGTCTCCCGGGTGCAGGTGGGCATGGTCGGTGTCAACGTGCCGATCCCCGTCCCGGTGGCCTACCACACCTTCGGCGGCTGGAAGCGCTCCGGCTTCGGCGATCTCAACCAGCACGGCCCCGCGTCCATCCAGTTCTACACCAAGGTCAAGACCGTCACGTCGCGGTGGCCATCCGGCATCAAGGACGGCGCCGAATTCGTCATCCCCACAATGAATTAG
- a CDS encoding DUF4226 domain-containing protein: MSEETGLGAGAARARETVLAESVRVPGAADRMVVPTLRAAYGSVLRGRWQLDAIGADIESAVANQRALALDTPAGAVTFAKFLAAKAQDINRVVTETAEGSRGGAATLGSLGPSYQALGYGPKPQEPPPAPVPFPPYQPKVWGACRARGQDPDKVVRTFYHASISARFRSLPAGDSVLYCGNDKYGLLHIEKEHEDQWDRIANSRWPSAGNWRYLADYAIGATLAYPERVEYNQDNDTFAVYRRISLPDGRYAFTTRVVISANDGKIITAFPQTSA, translated from the coding sequence GTGTCCGAAGAGACCGGTCTCGGCGCCGGTGCGGCGCGGGCCCGCGAAACGGTGTTGGCTGAGAGCGTCCGGGTGCCTGGCGCGGCTGACAGGATGGTCGTGCCCACGCTGCGGGCCGCTTATGGAAGCGTGCTGCGAGGGCGGTGGCAGCTCGACGCGATCGGGGCCGACATCGAGAGCGCCGTGGCGAATCAGCGGGCGCTGGCGCTCGACACCCCCGCGGGTGCCGTCACGTTCGCCAAATTCCTTGCTGCCAAGGCACAAGACATCAACCGGGTGGTCACCGAAACCGCCGAGGGATCCCGGGGCGGGGCGGCGACACTCGGGTCCCTGGGTCCGTCCTACCAAGCTCTCGGATATGGCCCCAAACCACAGGAGCCGCCTCCGGCCCCGGTGCCTTTTCCTCCCTACCAACCGAAGGTGTGGGGCGCGTGCCGGGCCCGCGGCCAGGACCCGGACAAGGTCGTCAGGACGTTCTACCATGCGTCGATCAGCGCGCGATTCCGGTCGTTGCCCGCCGGTGACTCGGTGCTGTATTGCGGCAACGACAAGTACGGGCTGCTGCACATCGAAAAGGAACACGAAGATCAGTGGGATCGGATCGCGAACTCACGATGGCCGAGCGCAGGCAATTGGCGCTACCTCGCCGATTACGCGATCGGCGCTACGCTGGCGTACCCCGAGCGGGTGGAGTACAACCAAGACAACGACACGTTCGCCGTATATCGCAGGATCTCGCTACCGGACGGCCGGTACGCATTCACCACTCGGGTCGTGATTTCGGCAAACGACGGGAAGATCATCACGGCCTTTCCCCAGACGAGTGCATGA
- the rfbC gene encoding dTDP-4-dehydrorhamnose 3,5-epimerase, giving the protein MKVRELGIPGAWEITPTIHGDSRGLFFEWLTDRGFTAFAGHRLDVRQANCSVSAAGVLRGLHFAQLPPSQAKYVTCVRGAVFDVVVDIRLGSPTFGRWDSVLLDDSDRKTIYLSEGLGHGFLALQDNSTVMYLCSAEYNPQREHTICATDPALAIDWPLVDGAPPSLSDRDAAAPGFDEVRASGLLPTWEETQRFVDGMRGTHQRKNR; this is encoded by the coding sequence ATGAAGGTTCGCGAACTCGGCATTCCCGGCGCCTGGGAGATCACCCCCACCATCCACGGCGACTCCCGCGGCCTATTTTTCGAATGGCTCACCGACCGCGGGTTCACCGCATTCGCCGGTCACCGCCTGGACGTCCGGCAAGCCAACTGTTCGGTGTCCGCGGCGGGCGTGCTGCGCGGCCTGCACTTCGCCCAGCTGCCGCCGAGCCAGGCCAAGTACGTGACCTGCGTGCGCGGCGCGGTGTTCGACGTTGTCGTCGACATCCGTTTGGGCTCACCGACTTTCGGCCGATGGGACTCGGTTCTGCTCGACGACTCCGACCGCAAGACGATCTACCTCTCCGAGGGCCTCGGGCACGGATTCCTTGCACTGCAAGACAATTCGACGGTGATGTACCTGTGCTCGGCGGAGTACAACCCGCAGCGCGAGCACACCATCTGCGCGACGGACCCGGCGCTGGCAATCGACTGGCCGCTGGTTGACGGCGCCCCTCCCAGCCTGTCCGACCGCGACGCCGCGGCCCCGGGTTTCGACGAAGTGCGCGCGTCCGGTCTCCTGCCCACCTGGGAGGAGACGCAGAGGTTCGTGGACGGCATGCGCGGCACCCACCAAAGGAAAAACCGGTGA
- the rfbB gene encoding dTDP-glucose 4,6-dehydratase, translated as MRLLVTGGAGFIGANFVHSTVREHPEDAVTVLDALTYAGRRESLADVEDAIRLVVGDITDAELVSRLVAESDAVVHFAAESHVDNALDDPEPFLRTNVVGTFTILEAVRRHGVRLHHISTDEVYGDLELDDPKRFTESTPYNPSSPYSATKAGADMLVRAWVRSYGVRATISNCSNNYGPYQHIEKFIPRQITNVLTGRRPKLYGSGANVRDWIHVDDHNSAVRRILDKGEIGRTYLISSEGERDNLTVLRTLLQMMGRDPDDFDHVTDRVGHDLRYAIDPSSLYDELCWAPKHTDFEEGLRATIDWYRDNESWWRPLKDAAEARYEERGQ; from the coding sequence ATGCGATTGCTGGTCACCGGGGGAGCCGGCTTCATCGGCGCCAATTTTGTGCACAGTACGGTGCGTGAGCATCCCGAGGACGCGGTGACGGTGCTCGACGCCCTGACCTACGCGGGCCGGCGCGAGTCGCTGGCCGACGTCGAGGATGCCATCAGGCTGGTGGTGGGCGACATCACCGACGCCGAGCTGGTTTCCCGGCTGGTCGCCGAATCCGACGCGGTGGTGCATTTCGCCGCCGAGAGTCACGTGGACAATGCGCTCGATGACCCGGAGCCGTTCCTGCGGACCAACGTGGTCGGAACGTTCACCATCCTGGAAGCGGTGCGACGCCACGGTGTGCGGCTGCACCACATCTCGACCGACGAGGTCTACGGCGACCTGGAGCTCGACGACCCGAAGCGGTTCACCGAGTCGACGCCCTACAACCCGTCGAGCCCGTACTCGGCGACCAAGGCCGGCGCCGACATGCTGGTCCGCGCCTGGGTGCGCTCGTACGGGGTGCGCGCGACGATCTCCAATTGCTCCAACAACTACGGGCCGTATCAGCACATCGAGAAATTCATCCCGCGCCAGATCACCAACGTGCTCACCGGCCGGCGACCCAAGTTGTACGGCAGCGGCGCCAACGTGCGCGACTGGATCCACGTCGACGACCACAACAGCGCGGTGCGGCGGATCCTCGACAAGGGCGAGATCGGCCGAACCTACCTGATCAGCTCGGAGGGCGAGCGCGACAACCTGACCGTGCTGCGCACGCTGCTGCAGATGATGGGTCGCGACCCGGACGACTTCGACCACGTCACCGACAGGGTGGGCCACGACCTGCGGTACGCCATCGACCCGTCGTCGCTGTACGACGAATTATGCTGGGCGCCAAAGCATACCGACTTCGAGGAGGGGCTGCGTGCCACCATCGACTGGTACCGCGACAACGAGTCGTGGTGGCGCCCGTTGAAGGACGCCGCGGAAGCCCGCTACGAAGAACGCGGTCAGTGA
- a CDS encoding LLM class F420-dependent oxidoreductase, which translates to MTEAVALKPDLGRFGVWLPTRSITPELATKIESLGYGAAWVGGSPDAELDWVEPALAATTSLQLATGIVNIWSAPAPAVAESFARIESAYPGRFLLGIGVGHREHTQEYAKPYEALVGYLDELDAAMVPTSRRVLAALGPRVLRLAAERSAGAHPYLTTPEHTAKARELVGKTVFLAPEHKVILTTDTAKARAAGRAALDLYLGLSNYVNNWLRLGFAEGDVRKPGSDRLIDALVAYGTPEAIARRLNEHVKAGADHVAIQVLGGWNEDTLLPALSELAGPLGLTPPS; encoded by the coding sequence ATGACCGAGGCAGTTGCACTGAAACCCGACCTGGGCCGGTTCGGCGTCTGGCTGCCCACCCGGTCGATCACGCCCGAACTGGCCACCAAGATCGAATCGCTCGGCTACGGCGCGGCGTGGGTCGGCGGGTCGCCGGACGCGGAACTGGACTGGGTCGAACCCGCCCTCGCAGCGACCACCTCGTTGCAACTGGCGACCGGGATCGTCAATATCTGGTCGGCGCCGGCACCGGCGGTCGCCGAGTCGTTCGCGCGCATCGAAAGCGCCTATCCGGGAAGGTTTTTGCTCGGCATCGGGGTGGGCCACCGCGAGCACACGCAGGAGTATGCGAAGCCCTACGAGGCGCTGGTCGGTTACCTCGACGAGCTCGACGCCGCGATGGTGCCGACCAGCCGTCGGGTGCTTGCCGCCCTCGGACCGCGGGTGTTGCGGCTGGCAGCGGAACGCAGCGCCGGGGCCCACCCGTATCTGACCACTCCCGAACACACGGCCAAGGCGCGCGAACTCGTCGGGAAGACGGTGTTTTTGGCGCCGGAACACAAGGTGATACTCACCACCGACACGGCGAAAGCCCGCGCGGCGGGCCGCGCCGCCCTCGACCTCTACCTGGGGCTGAGCAACTACGTGAACAACTGGCTGCGGCTGGGGTTCGCCGAAGGCGACGTGCGCAAGCCCGGCAGCGACAGGCTGATCGACGCGCTGGTGGCCTACGGCACGCCGGAGGCCATCGCGCGCCGCCTCAACGAGCACGTGAAGGCCGGCGCCGACCACGTGGCGATTCAGGTGCTGGGCGGCTGGAACGAGGACACGCTGCTGCCCGCGCTGAGCGAATTGGCCGGGCCATTGGGGCTAACTCCCCCGAGCTGA
- a CDS encoding LLM class F420-dependent oxidoreductase, producing MTDAHASSAASKPDLGRFGSFGRGVSPRQAKEIESLGYGAVWVGGSPPAELAWVEPILEATTTLQVATGIVNIWTAAAKPVADSFHRIDKAHPGRFLLGIGVGHPEAHSEYRKPYEALAEYLDKLDEYGVPANRRVVAALGPRVLKLSAQRSAGAHPYLTTPEHTARARELIGPSAFLAPEHKVVLTTDTEKARAVGRKALDIYFNLANYRNNWKRLGFSDEEITRPGSDRLVDALVAYGTPDQIAARLKQHLDAGADHVAVQVLTKDENLVSALAELAEPLGLTQP from the coding sequence ATGACCGACGCGCATGCCAGCTCTGCAGCGAGCAAGCCCGATCTCGGCCGGTTCGGATCGTTCGGGCGCGGCGTATCGCCCCGGCAAGCCAAAGAAATCGAGTCTCTGGGCTACGGGGCCGTCTGGGTGGGTGGATCCCCGCCCGCCGAGCTGGCTTGGGTGGAGCCCATCCTCGAGGCGACGACCACGTTGCAGGTGGCCACCGGCATCGTCAACATCTGGACCGCAGCCGCCAAGCCGGTGGCCGATTCGTTCCACCGGATCGACAAGGCCCACCCCGGCCGCTTCCTGTTGGGCATCGGCGTCGGCCATCCGGAGGCGCACAGCGAGTACCGCAAGCCCTATGAGGCGCTGGCGGAGTACCTGGACAAGCTCGACGAGTACGGCGTGCCCGCCAACCGGCGCGTGGTGGCGGCCCTGGGTCCCCGGGTGCTGAAGCTGTCGGCCCAACGCAGCGCCGGCGCGCACCCCTACCTGACCACGCCCGAACACACCGCGCGGGCCCGTGAACTGATCGGCCCGTCGGCGTTCCTGGCGCCCGAACACAAGGTGGTCTTGACCACCGACACCGAGAAAGCTCGCGCGGTGGGTCGCAAGGCGCTCGACATTTACTTCAATCTCGCCAACTACCGCAACAACTGGAAACGGCTGGGCTTTTCCGACGAGGAAATCACCCGGCCCGGCAGCGACCGCCTGGTCGACGCCCTGGTGGCTTACGGCACGCCGGACCAGATCGCGGCGCGGCTGAAGCAGCACCTCGACGCCGGCGCCGACCACGTGGCCGTGCAGGTCCTCACCAAAGATGAAAACCTGGTCTCGGCGCTGGCCGAACTGGCCGAGCCGCTCGGCCTGACTCAGCCTTAA
- the infA gene encoding translation initiation factor IF-1: MAKKDGAIEVEGRVVEPLPNAMFRIELENGHKVLAHISGKMRQHYIRILPEDRVVVELSPYDLSRGRIVYRYK, translated from the coding sequence ATGGCCAAGAAAGACGGTGCCATAGAGGTCGAGGGCCGTGTGGTCGAGCCCCTGCCCAATGCGATGTTCCGCATTGAGCTGGAGAACGGCCACAAGGTGCTCGCCCACATCAGCGGCAAGATGCGGCAGCACTACATCCGCATCCTGCCCGAGGACCGGGTGGTGGTGGAGTTGTCTCCCTACGACCTGTCCCGGGGCCGCATCGTGTACCGGTACAAGTAA
- the rpmJ gene encoding 50S ribosomal protein L36: MKVNPSVKPICDKCRVIRRHGRVMVICSDPRHKQRQG, translated from the coding sequence GTGAAGGTGAACCCGAGCGTCAAGCCCATCTGTGACAAGTGCAGGGTGATCCGTCGGCATGGGCGGGTCATGGTGATCTGCTCAGATCCGCGCCACAAGCAGAGACAAGGCTAG
- the rpsM gene encoding 30S ribosomal protein S13, whose product MARLVGVDLPRDKRMEIALTYIYGVGRTRSNEILAATGIDRDLRTRDLTDDQLTHLRDYIEANLKVEGDLRREVQADIRRKIEIGCYQGLRHRRGLPVRGQRTKTNARTRKGPKRTIAGKKKAR is encoded by the coding sequence ATGGCTCGACTAGTCGGCGTCGATCTGCCGCGCGATAAGCGGATGGAGATCGCCCTGACCTACATCTACGGCGTCGGCCGTACCCGCTCCAACGAAATCCTGGCGGCCACCGGCATCGACCGCGACCTGCGCACCCGGGATCTCACCGACGACCAGCTGACCCACCTGCGTGACTACATCGAAGCCAACCTAAAGGTGGAGGGTGACCTGCGCCGCGAGGTGCAGGCCGACATTCGTCGCAAGATCGAGATCGGCTGCTACCAGGGGCTGCGGCACCGCCGCGGCCTGCCGGTGCGCGGCCAGCGGACCAAGACCAACGCGCGGACCCGCAAGGGCCCCAAGCGCACCATCGCAGGCAAGAAGAAGGCCAGGTAG
- the rpsK gene encoding 30S ribosomal protein S11, translating to MPPAKKGQAGSAKKGQKTRRREKKNVPHGAAHIKSTFNNTIVTITDPQGNVIAWASSGHVGFKGSRKSTPFAAQLAAENAARKAQEHGVKKVDVFVKGPGSGRETAIRSLQAAGLEVGAISDVTPQPHNGCRPPKRRRV from the coding sequence ATGCCACCAGCGAAAAAGGGGCAGGCAGGCTCCGCCAAGAAGGGACAGAAGACCCGCCGTCGGGAAAAGAAGAACGTCCCGCACGGTGCCGCGCACATCAAGAGCACGTTCAACAACACGATCGTGACGATCACCGACCCGCAGGGCAACGTCATCGCCTGGGCGTCGTCGGGCCACGTCGGCTTCAAGGGCTCGCGGAAATCCACCCCGTTCGCCGCTCAGCTGGCCGCCGAGAACGCCGCGCGCAAAGCGCAGGAGCACGGCGTGAAGAAGGTCGACGTGTTCGTGAAGGGCCCGGGCTCGGGCCGGGAGACCGCGATCCGGTCGTTGCAGGCCGCGGGCCTGGAGGTCGGTGCGATCTCCGATGTCACTCCGCAGCCACACAACGGTTGCCGTCCGCCCAAGCGCAGAAGGGTCTAG
- the rpsD gene encoding 30S ribosomal protein S4 yields MARYTGPITRKSRRLRTDLVGGDQAFEKRPYPPGQHGRARIKESEYLLQLQEKQKARFTYGVMEKQFRRYYEEAVRQPGKTGEELLRILESRLDNVVYRAGLARTRRMARQLVSHGHFTVNGVHVNVPSYRVSQYDIVDVRDSSLNTVPFQIARETAGDRPIPSWLQVVGERQRILIHQLPERVQIDVPLAEQLIVEYYSK; encoded by the coding sequence ATGGCTCGTTACACCGGACCCATTACCCGCAAATCGCGCCGGCTGCGCACCGACCTCGTCGGCGGCGACCAGGCCTTCGAGAAGCGTCCCTACCCGCCCGGCCAGCACGGCCGCGCGCGGATCAAGGAGAGCGAGTACCTGCTGCAGCTGCAGGAGAAGCAGAAGGCCCGCTTCACCTACGGCGTGATGGAAAAGCAGTTCCGCCGCTACTACGAAGAGGCCGTGCGTCAGCCCGGCAAGACGGGTGAGGAGCTGCTTCGAATCCTGGAGAGCCGGCTGGACAACGTCGTCTACCGCGCCGGGCTGGCGCGGACCCGCCGGATGGCCCGGCAGCTGGTCAGCCACGGGCACTTCACCGTCAACGGCGTGCACGTCAACGTCCCCAGCTACCGGGTATCGCAGTACGACATCGTCGACGTGCGGGACTCCTCGCTCAACACGGTCCCGTTCCAGATCGCGCGGGAGACGGCGGGGGACCGCCCGATTCCGAGCTGGTTGCAGGTCGTGGGGGAGCGCCAACGCATCCTGATCCACCAGTTGCCGGAGCGCGTGCAGATCGACGTGCCGCTCGCCGAGCAGCTGATCGTCGAGTACTACTCGAAGTAA